Genomic segment of Clostridium sp. Marseille-P299:
TTTAAAAATAATTTCTTCCACAACTCCCTCTTCGTAAGCGCTCATATTTTCATATACTTCATTTACTTTTGCTATTTTAATAAATTCAGGACGTATAATTGCTTTATTTGCATTCCGATGCGTGGAAAACCCTTGGAAACGTCCAACCTCTTCTAGCACCGTTGATTGACCAATAAACTGTGCCACAAAAGCTGTGGATGGATTTTTATAGATATTAAATGGGGAACCCTTTTGTTCAATACGCCCTCCATTTACAATGATAATTTCATCTGCAACTTCAATGGCTTCATCTTGATCATGTGTTACGAAGATACTTGTGATCCCAAGCTTTTCAATCATTTCCTTAAGCCAGATGCGAAGCTCTTGTCTTACTTTGGCATCGATTGCAGCAAATGGTTCATCCAGTAATAAAAGAGAAGGATTGGGAGCTATTGCTCTGACAAATGCTACCCTTTGTCTTTGCCCTCCAGACAGTTGATGTGGATAACGGTCTTCCAGTCCCTTAAGACCGACTAACTGTAATAAATCTAATACTCTTTCTTTGATTTCCTTTTTAGAAACCTTTCTTATCTTTAATCCAAATGCGATATTTTCATAAACCGTCATATAACGAAACAACGCATAACTTTGAAATACAAATCCAATGCCACGTTTGCTTGGCGCTATGTCATTGACTCTTTTTCCATCAATAAAAATATCTCCTGAATCAGGGGTTTCAAGTCCTGCAATCATACGAAGGATTGTTGTTTTACCACTTCCACTTGGACCCAGTAATCCAATGAGTTTCCCTTTCTCAATGCCAAAGCTAACCTCATCGGATGCTAGAAAATCTCCGAAGTTTTTGTTGATATTTTTTAATTCCACATACATGACTATCTTCCCTTCTTTCCCATATATTCCACTATGTTTCTTAAAATTAATATAATGACTGCCAATATAACTAGAATTGAAGATACTGCAAATGCCTGTGTATATTTAAATTCGTTATATAAAATTTCTACATGTAACGGCAGTGTATTTGTGATTCCTCTAAGATGACCAGATAATACCGAAACTGCACCAAACTCTCCCATTGCTCTGGCGGTACATAAAATAATTCCATAAAGAAGTGCCCATTTTATACGTGGGAGGGTAATTCTTCTAAATATGTAAAAGCCCCCTGCTCCCATAAGTGTCGCCGCCTCTTCTTCTTCATTTCCAGTTGCATTTAGTACAGGAATAATCTCCCTAGAGATAAATGGAAAGGTTACAAATATCGTTGCTAAAATAATTCCTGGCACAGCAAATACAATTTTTAGGTTAATTGCATCAATTAGAGGTTTCGCAAAACTAACTCTACCAAATGTAAGAACAAAGATAAGTCCTGCAATAATCGGTGAAACTGCAAATGGTATGTCAATCATTGTAGTAAGTAATTTTTTCCCTCTAAATGAGAACTTTGTCAAAAGCCATGCAGCAAATAATCCAAAAATTGTGTTTATAATAACCGCACTTATTGTTGCAAGTATGGTAAGCATTAACGCTCTTTGTGTATAAAAATCCGTAATTGCATCCTTATATATAAGCCATCCACTTTTTAGCGCTTCACGAATTACAACAATTAATGGCATTATTAACATGGAAAATATAAAAAATACACTGATTAAAATTAGTAATATACGAACAAAGGAATTCCCCTCACTTCTTTTTTCTTTCATAATAACCTCCCTGTTACCATTCACTGCTTTTTGTTTAGCAATAACACGTATATAAGAGTAATTTCAAACATACCACGTTTATAAACTACTCTTTTGAGAACTTGTTCGCATGTACTTGGATTGCATTTATAATAAATAACAGAACAAAGGCTACAATCAACATTACTAATGCAATAGCTGTTGCACCTTCATAATCAAATTGCTGTAATTTACTAAGGATTAAAAGCGGAACAATTTCCGTTTCATAGGGAGAATTTCCTGCAATAAATACAACACTCCCATACTCACCCAAAGCTCTTGCAAATGCTAAACCAAACCCTGTCAATAATGCAGGTCGAATTTCAGGAAAAATTACTTGAAAGAAAATCCTACACCTGCTGGCACCTAGTATTGTTGCGGCCTCCTCATAAGTACCATCTAAAGATTCAAGGACTGGTTGAATCGTTCGTACAATGAATGGTATTCCTATAAAAATCATCGCAATTGTGATACCAATTTTCGTATAAGAGATTTGAATTCCGAACTTATTAAAAAAACTACCAAACCACCCTTTTGTGGAGTAAAGATTGGTAAGTGTAATTCCCGCTACTGCAGTAGGAAGTGCAAAAGGAAGCTCTATTAATCCATCTAAAATACGCTTAAAGGGAAAGTCATAACGAACAATTACCCATGCCAAAATAACTCCAAATACACTATTGATTAATGTTGCAATTAATGCGCAAGTAAAACTAACTTGATATCCAGCGAGTACGCGCTTACTAGTAACCACTTCAAAGAACTCTCTTACCCCTAACTTTGAAGCAGATAGTACGACGGATGCCATAGGTATTATTACAATTAAACTTAAAAACGTTAAGGTTACCCCTAAAGATAATCCAAAACCAGGTATTACTCGCTTTTTCCTTACAATATTCATCTGACCTCTCCCTCATTGCTTCGTTTTAATACTTTTTACATCGTTTTATTTCTTCTTCCCTTTAATTCTTCTTCCTTTTCATTCTATTAGTTTCTTAATATTTTAATTCAATTTAACGCTGTGTATCATTAAAGTTTAATAGTATATTTATATGACTGTTTTCTTAGAACAAGTCATCAATAATTTTATTATCTTGAACCATACGTGTA
This window contains:
- a CDS encoding ABC transporter ATP-binding protein, which encodes MYVELKNINKNFGDFLASDEVSFGIEKGKLIGLLGPSGSGKTTILRMIAGLETPDSGDIFIDGKRVNDIAPSKRGIGFVFQSYALFRYMTVYENIAFGLKIRKVSKKEIKERVLDLLQLVGLKGLEDRYPHQLSGGQRQRVAFVRAIAPNPSLLLLDEPFAAIDAKVRQELRIWLKEMIEKLGITSIFVTHDQDEAIEVADEIIIVNGGRIEQKGSPFNIYKNPSTAFVAQFIGQSTVLEEVGRFQGFSTHRNANKAIIRPEFIKIAKVNEVYENMSAYEEGVVEEIIFKGSYIEIKVRVKDSLLTGKRQNTDDIVTIGENVRVLIYRMHGFHEKETYLLTNTLLTDTNSVFI
- the cysW gene encoding sulfate ABC transporter permease subunit CysW, with the protein product MKEKRSEGNSFVRILLILISVFFIFSMLIMPLIVVIREALKSGWLIYKDAITDFYTQRALMLTILATISAVIINTIFGLFAAWLLTKFSFRGKKLLTTMIDIPFAVSPIIAGLIFVLTFGRVSFAKPLIDAINLKIVFAVPGIILATIFVTFPFISREIIPVLNATGNEEEEAATLMGAGGFYIFRRITLPRIKWALLYGIILCTARAMGEFGAVSVLSGHLRGITNTLPLHVEILYNEFKYTQAFAVSSILVILAVIILILRNIVEYMGKKGR
- the cysT gene encoding sulfate ABC transporter permease subunit CysT, translating into MVRKKRVIPGFGLSLGVTLTFLSLIVIIPMASVVLSASKLGVREFFEVVTSKRVLAGYQVSFTCALIATLINSVFGVILAWVIVRYDFPFKRILDGLIELPFALPTAVAGITLTNLYSTKGWFGSFFNKFGIQISYTKIGITIAMIFIGIPFIVRTIQPVLESLDGTYEEAATILGASRCRIFFQVIFPEIRPALLTGFGLAFARALGEYGSVVFIAGNSPYETEIVPLLILSKLQQFDYEGATAIALVMLIVAFVLLFIINAIQVHANKFSKE